In Oceanobacillus sp. FSL K6-2867, one DNA window encodes the following:
- a CDS encoding TRAP transporter fused permease subunit — MKAKLKRWFVEGYKRNLSEQPMKLFILFAFGLSIYQIWSVIFGNLDPLNQMAIHLAFILVLTFLLYGFSKREAVRKHKPGLIDYCFGILAISAGIYFTFHAERIAVRIPIMNPLTGWDIFFGVVFIVLTIEATRRTIGFPIIVLVFIGFAYTLWGHHLESLFGHREMSAVEFVEKLTYSFNGLWGSPISVAASFVFMFMLFGAFLQKSGAGEFFFRISTAIAGKTRGGSAKVAILASAFFGSISGSPTANVVTTGNFTIPVSKKSGYTSAVAAAVEAAASTGGSILPPIMGSSAFLMAAVTQMSYGSIVIAALIPGILYYVSLFAMVHFEAMRLDLPRPAKEAIPKVSEVLKEGWFYFIPLFVLVVLLVLGYSASRTGFYGILSVILVSWFRKETRMGLQKICSALVDGARFSIPVTTACAAAGLIIAGIMSTGLGGKVTSIVLGLTEGMLFPTLLLVMLICIVLGMGMPVAAAYILTAMLAAPALIELGVSVLAAHLFIVYFSIFSAITPPVAVAAYAAAGIADANPNRVGLEAVKLGIVGFVVPFMFVLESALLMDGNIVEVLLAFLTAIIGVTALAGGAIGWLRTKTTVMERILLVVSGALSMYANLWTSIIGLAIIILVYGSQYRRKEKVAIRASELRP; from the coding sequence ATGAAAGCAAAATTGAAAAGGTGGTTTGTAGAAGGTTACAAGCGTAATCTTTCAGAGCAACCAATGAAACTTTTTATATTGTTTGCCTTTGGATTGTCTATATATCAAATTTGGTCTGTAATCTTTGGAAATCTAGATCCTCTCAATCAAATGGCAATCCATTTAGCTTTTATTCTTGTACTTACCTTTTTGCTTTATGGCTTTTCAAAAAGGGAAGCAGTTCGAAAACACAAGCCTGGCTTGATTGACTATTGCTTTGGAATATTGGCTATTAGTGCCGGTATTTATTTCACTTTCCATGCCGAACGAATTGCAGTTCGAATACCAATTATGAATCCATTAACGGGTTGGGATATTTTTTTCGGAGTCGTGTTTATCGTGTTAACGATTGAAGCAACACGACGTACGATTGGTTTTCCAATTATTGTTCTTGTGTTTATTGGCTTCGCTTATACACTGTGGGGTCATCATCTCGAGAGTTTATTTGGTCACCGGGAAATGTCTGCGGTTGAGTTTGTTGAAAAACTTACATATAGCTTTAATGGACTTTGGGGTTCGCCAATTTCGGTCGCTGCTTCATTTGTGTTTATGTTTATGCTGTTTGGTGCATTTTTGCAAAAATCAGGTGCAGGTGAGTTTTTCTTTCGGATTTCAACAGCTATTGCTGGGAAAACACGAGGGGGATCTGCAAAAGTGGCAATTCTTGCTAGTGCCTTTTTTGGCTCCATCTCTGGGAGCCCAACGGCAAATGTTGTCACAACTGGTAACTTCACGATTCCGGTTAGTAAAAAATCAGGCTATACTTCGGCTGTTGCAGCTGCAGTGGAGGCTGCTGCCTCGACAGGTGGAAGCATTTTGCCGCCTATTATGGGATCGTCGGCATTTTTAATGGCAGCTGTTACACAGATGTCATACGGATCAATTGTAATTGCGGCGTTAATTCCTGGTATTCTGTATTACGTTTCGTTATTTGCAATGGTGCATTTTGAGGCAATGCGCCTTGATTTACCGAGACCTGCAAAAGAAGCCATTCCCAAGGTCAGCGAAGTGCTCAAGGAAGGATGGTTTTATTTTATCCCATTATTTGTACTAGTCGTTCTCTTAGTACTAGGATACAGTGCATCGCGAACGGGGTTCTATGGAATTCTTTCGGTTATTCTTGTTAGTTGGTTCCGTAAAGAGACACGAATGGGTTTGCAAAAGATTTGTAGTGCATTAGTAGACGGTGCACGTTTTTCCATTCCAGTTACAACAGCATGTGCAGCCGCAGGGCTTATTATTGCTGGTATTATGTCAACTGGACTTGGTGGAAAGGTAACGAGCATTGTGCTCGGTTTAACAGAAGGAATGCTATTTCCGACATTACTTCTTGTCATGCTTATTTGTATTGTATTAGGTATGGGGATGCCTGTTGCAGCTGCTTATATATTAACAGCAATGCTTGCAGCGCCTGCCTTAATTGAATTGGGAGTGTCTGTATTGGCTGCACACCTATTTATTGTCTACTTTTCCATTTTCTCAGCAATCACTCCACCAGTGGCTGTTGCAGCCTATGCCGCAGCGGGGATTGCCGATGCAAACCCGAATCGAGTAGGATTGGAGGCTGTTAAGCTAGGCATTGTTGGATTTGTCGTTCCATTCATGTTCGTCTTGGAATCAGCCCTTTTAATGGATGGAAATATTGTAGAAGTACTACTTGCATTTTTGACAGCAATTATTGGTGTCACTGCTTTAGCGGGTGGAGCGATTGGCTGGTTGAGAACAAAAACGACGGTTATGGAACGGATACTATTGGTAGTAAGTGGAGCATTATCCATGTATGCTAATCTATGGACAAGCATAATTGGCCTCGCAATCATAATTCTAGTCTATGGTTCACAGTATAGAAGAAAAGAAAAGGTAGCTATCAGGGCTAGTGAACTTCGACCATAA
- a CDS encoding LytS/YhcK type 5TM receptor domain-containing protein gives MMYLTIVLFERLGLLLVIAFVLTRSPGFKSLLYREFSFKMSGIHACVFGLFGIAGTLTGVIIGSDFTVVQAFVWDVGDDQMVVSSSLVAIVIAGLLGGPLVGLGAGIISGTHLFFLGGIGFLANSLVNPLTGLLAGFTARFFSQERVISPLKALFIGIFPPILLMHLLLIFDSQNREMVALVNTIGLPVVLSNSIAIAIFTAMIAVVLREQENEAAIATKQALTIAEEALPFLKEDSFQEKAEGIANLLYSRLKLAAVTVTNEKEVMAHKGLGSDHHQIGNRLVTQISHQAMKTKQVLVAYSQAEIQCFNKNCPLEAAIIIPILETGKTIGLIKLYFCKPQHIRPVELMLAEGLGQLIGNQLKTIKAERLELHTRDAELSNLQAQINPHFLFNTLHMIAALFRKDPEKARHITVQLAQFMRFNLKLVSNHLVALEKESEHVKAYIAIIQTRFTSRLQINFSQPAGISHLLIPPSSIQPLVENSVGHGLERVAEGGRIDVVMERLGDRVKITVRDNGQGFSEKILPQAGNVVLTENQHDGTGLYNVNQRLINLLGEEARLHVCNLPRGGSEVYFSIPYTER, from the coding sequence ATGATGTATTTGACAATCGTATTATTCGAGCGTTTAGGCTTATTATTGGTTATTGCTTTCGTTCTTACACGAAGTCCTGGATTTAAGTCCCTGCTTTATCGTGAATTTAGTTTCAAAATGTCAGGCATTCATGCGTGTGTGTTTGGTTTGTTTGGGATTGCAGGGACATTAACAGGAGTCATTATCGGAAGCGACTTTACGGTGGTACAGGCGTTTGTTTGGGATGTAGGGGATGATCAAATGGTTGTAAGCTCTAGTCTGGTTGCAATTGTCATTGCAGGTCTGTTAGGAGGACCACTTGTTGGACTTGGAGCGGGAATCATTTCAGGCACGCATTTGTTCTTTCTTGGAGGAATTGGTTTCCTTGCCAATAGTCTTGTGAATCCACTTACAGGACTATTAGCTGGATTTACGGCGCGTTTTTTTTCGCAAGAACGAGTTATATCACCCTTAAAAGCACTGTTTATCGGGATTTTTCCACCCATTTTACTCATGCATTTATTGCTTATTTTTGATTCACAGAATCGGGAAATGGTTGCTTTGGTTAATACAATCGGATTGCCGGTTGTATTATCGAACAGTATTGCCATAGCAATTTTTACAGCAATGATTGCTGTTGTGCTGCGGGAACAGGAAAATGAAGCGGCAATTGCAACAAAGCAAGCATTGACGATAGCAGAAGAAGCGTTGCCATTTTTAAAGGAAGATTCTTTTCAGGAAAAAGCAGAGGGAATTGCAAATCTTCTTTATTCACGCTTAAAATTAGCCGCTGTCACGGTAACAAATGAGAAGGAAGTGATGGCACATAAAGGGCTGGGAAGTGACCACCACCAAATTGGGAATCGGTTAGTAACACAAATATCACATCAGGCAATGAAAACAAAGCAAGTACTTGTTGCTTATTCACAAGCTGAAATCCAATGTTTCAATAAAAATTGTCCATTAGAAGCAGCCATCATCATCCCGATTTTGGAGACGGGTAAAACAATTGGATTGATAAAATTATATTTCTGCAAGCCACAGCACATCCGCCCAGTAGAGCTGATGCTTGCAGAGGGGCTTGGTCAATTAATTGGAAATCAATTAAAAACGATTAAAGCGGAGAGGCTTGAATTACATACTCGTGATGCAGAGCTAAGTAATTTACAAGCACAGATTAATCCACATTTTCTCTTTAATACATTGCATATGATTGCAGCATTGTTTCGTAAAGACCCTGAAAAAGCAAGACATATTACTGTTCAATTAGCGCAATTTATGCGATTTAATTTGAAGCTTGTCTCCAATCATCTCGTGGCATTGGAAAAAGAATCAGAGCATGTAAAAGCCTATATAGCGATCATTCAGACACGTTTTACTAGTCGATTACAAATAAATTTCTCACAGCCAGCCGGAATTTCTCATTTGCTTATTCCGCCGTCATCAATCCAGCCGCTTGTTGAAAATAGTGTAGGACATGGACTGGAGCGTGTTGCAGAGGGTGGAAGAATTGATGTAGTGATGGAGCGATTAGGGGATCGAGTGAAAATAACTGTTCGGGATAATGGGCAAGGATTCTCCGAAAAAATTTTACCACAGGCTGGAAATGTTGTGTTGACTGAAAACCAGCATGATGGAACTGGTTTATATAATGTAAATCAACGTTTAATTAATTTGCTTGGTGAGGAAGCACGTTTACATGTTTGTAATTTACCGAGAGGCGGAAGTGAAGTATATTTTTCCATTCCTTATACAGAAAGGTAG
- a CDS encoding LytTR family DNA-binding domain-containing protein: MKIHTMIAEDEQLAREELLYLLENEQDVKLLPSAETGEQLVELYVEHEPDVIFLDVHMPGMHGVDAAKKIMEHAYRNLPLFVFTTAYDEYAVEAFELEAIDYMLKPYDTERFQTTMNRIRKRMQQIESNSQQLTNYGMQQATKLLIDDNDRTVVLSPDAIYYAVPFKRMLEIHTEDKVIHSRMTLQELEKKLQGHAFFRTHRSYLVNLNHVKEITPWFNGTSNVTLKDKKQTTIPVSRAARKQLFDLFGN; this comes from the coding sequence ATGAAAATCCACACGATGATTGCTGAGGATGAACAACTGGCACGTGAAGAATTATTATACCTATTGGAAAATGAACAGGATGTAAAGCTGCTGCCAAGTGCAGAAACAGGGGAGCAGCTGGTAGAACTGTATGTTGAGCATGAACCAGATGTTATCTTTCTTGATGTCCATATGCCGGGGATGCATGGTGTAGATGCTGCTAAGAAGATAATGGAGCATGCATACAGAAATCTTCCTTTATTCGTTTTTACAACTGCATACGACGAGTATGCGGTAGAAGCATTTGAATTGGAAGCAATTGATTATATGCTAAAGCCTTATGATACGGAACGATTTCAAACAACGATGAATCGTATCCGTAAGCGCATGCAGCAAATAGAGAGCAATAGCCAGCAGTTAACAAATTATGGAATGCAGCAGGCGACGAAATTACTGATTGATGATAATGATCGGACAGTTGTTTTGTCTCCAGATGCCATTTATTATGCTGTTCCATTTAAGCGGATGTTAGAGATACATACGGAGGATAAAGTAATCCACAGTAGGATGACATTGCAAGAACTTGAAAAGAAGCTGCAGGGCCATGCTTTTTTCCGAACCCATCGTAGTTACCTTGTCAATTTGAATCATGTAAAGGAAATTACGCCATGGTTTAATGGAACGAGCAATGTAACATTAAAGGATAAAAAACAGACGACAATTCCAGTTAGCAGAGCTGCGAGGAAACAACTTTTCGATTTATTTGGAAATTAA
- a CDS encoding cation acetate symporter, translated as MNITYLLFFLCIVVCTLIITYWAARQSKTTNQFYIAAGSLTGTQNGMAIAGDYISAASFLGIVGTIAINGFDGFLYAIGFLVSYLIVLFYIAEPVHRLGKYSLGDVICARFPSYKMRGMMAVGALIISVLYMIPQLVAAGLLIRLLLNINYSASVLIIGLLMTVYVVFGGMFATSWVQIVKTVLLLSGTFLLALIVLSRFNWSISNLIEQVTVGSPLGDQFSLSGHLFNNPIETVSLHLALILGTAGLPHILIRLFTVGNTVEVRKSLLTASWIIGIFYLIALVLGLGAVALVGFEDLVLLDPSGNLAAPLLAESLGGDFLMAFIAAIAFTTIVAVVAGLVISATTAFSHDIYFHILKKGNTTEKKRVQAARWTAFFIGLLSTLCALGLRNMNVTFLVSLTFIVAASSNLPVLLLTIYWRRFNQTGAITGMACGLTASLLLLLVGPHVMNSDGGWIAREALIPLYNPGIIAIPIGFLGAYLGTVLSRKGHENAVSFHAFYLKAQTGIDSRRDRP; from the coding sequence ATGAACATTACCTATCTATTATTTTTTCTTTGTATTGTTGTTTGTACCTTAATTATTACCTATTGGGCGGCAAGACAAAGCAAAACGACCAATCAATTCTATATTGCTGCTGGCAGTTTAACAGGGACACAAAATGGAATGGCAATTGCAGGGGATTACATAAGCGCCGCTTCTTTTTTAGGAATTGTTGGTACTATTGCGATTAATGGTTTTGATGGTTTTTTGTACGCAATTGGATTTTTAGTTTCCTATTTAATTGTTTTGTTCTATATTGCTGAGCCTGTCCACCGCTTAGGAAAGTATTCATTGGGTGATGTCATTTGCGCGCGCTTTCCCAGTTATAAAATGCGTGGGATGATGGCTGTCGGAGCTTTAATTATTTCGGTTCTTTATATGATTCCACAATTAGTAGCTGCAGGGTTGCTAATTCGTTTATTATTAAATATAAATTATTCTGCATCCGTGTTAATCATAGGACTATTAATGACAGTTTATGTGGTATTTGGTGGAATGTTTGCAACATCGTGGGTGCAGATTGTCAAAACGGTTTTACTTTTGTCCGGAACATTTTTGCTTGCACTTATTGTACTATCCCGATTTAATTGGAGTATTTCAAATCTCATTGAACAGGTAACAGTTGGTTCTCCATTGGGAGATCAATTTTCTCTGTCAGGTCATCTATTTAACAACCCTATCGAGACAGTTTCGCTTCATCTTGCCTTAATTCTTGGAACAGCTGGTTTGCCACATATTTTGATTCGCTTATTTACTGTCGGTAATACGGTTGAAGTGCGTAAATCCCTTTTAACTGCGAGCTGGATTATTGGTATATTTTATTTGATTGCACTCGTTTTAGGGCTGGGTGCTGTTGCATTGGTTGGGTTTGAAGATTTGGTTTTACTTGATCCGTCAGGTAATTTGGCTGCACCATTATTAGCGGAAAGCTTGGGTGGTGACTTTCTAATGGCATTTATCGCAGCGATTGCCTTTACAACAATAGTTGCCGTTGTAGCGGGTTTAGTTATTTCGGCTACAACTGCTTTCTCGCATGATATTTATTTTCATATTCTTAAAAAAGGGAATACAACGGAAAAAAAACGTGTACAAGCTGCTCGTTGGACTGCATTTTTTATTGGCTTGCTATCAACGTTATGTGCACTTGGCTTAAGAAATATGAACGTGACGTTTCTGGTTTCTTTAACATTTATTGTTGCTGCATCTAGTAATCTGCCAGTACTTTTATTAACTATCTATTGGAGACGATTTAATCAGACTGGGGCAATTACCGGAATGGCCTGCGGTTTAACAGCATCCTTATTATTGCTATTGGTCGGACCACATGTAATGAATTCGGATGGGGGATGGATTGCAAGGGAAGCTTTAATACCACTCTATAACCCAGGGATTATCGCCATACCAATCGGTTTTTTAGGGGCATATCTTGGAACAGTGCTATCCCGTAAAGGACATGAAAATGCAGTTTCATTTCATGCATTCTATTTGAAAGCTCAAACGGGTATTGATTCAAGGAGAGATCGTCCATGA
- the acsA gene encoding acetate--CoA ligase → MNETFAAVKEKVNMRDYEQAYEEFNWKDVEKNFSWYETGKVNMAYEAIDRHADSWRKNKVALYYSDQKRDEKYTFRDLKLLSNKFGNVLRTIGVEKGERVFLFMPRSPELYISLLGILKNGSIVGPLFEAFMEQAVRDRLENSDATTLITTKELLPRVPYKELAHLNHIILVGEENLPDNTEDVMFYNFETEMNKASHDFDIEWLDREDGMILHYTSGSTGKPKGILHVHNAMIQHYQTAKWVLDLQEDDIYWCTADPGWVTGTSYGIFGPWLNGASNLIRGGRFSPEDWYTTIEKYGVNVWLSAPTAFRRLMAAGDNVTEEYDLSSLRHILSVGEPLNAEVVHWGMKVYKLRIHDHWWMTETGGIIIANYRSMKMKPGSMGKAFPGIEAAILDDQGNELPPGQMGKLCVKTGWPSMLRAVWKNEERFNQYFPVDGWFESGDLASKDEDGYFWFGGRDDDVIQTSGERVGPFEVESKLVEHPAVAEAAVIGKPDPVRGEIIKAFVALRDGYTKTDELQEELRLFIKQGLAAHAAPREIEIRDFLPKTRSGKIMRRVLKAWDLGLPTGDLSTMEE, encoded by the coding sequence GTGAATGAGACGTTTGCAGCCGTTAAGGAGAAAGTAAATATGCGAGATTATGAGCAGGCATACGAGGAATTTAATTGGAAAGATGTAGAGAAAAACTTTTCCTGGTATGAAACTGGTAAGGTGAATATGGCCTATGAAGCAATTGACCGTCATGCAGACAGCTGGAGAAAGAATAAAGTTGCACTTTATTACAGTGATCAAAAACGGGATGAAAAGTATACATTCCGGGATTTAAAGTTATTATCCAACAAGTTTGGGAATGTACTGCGAACCATTGGAGTAGAAAAAGGTGAGCGGGTCTTTTTATTCATGCCTCGGTCACCTGAGCTTTATATTAGTTTGCTGGGGATTTTAAAAAATGGTTCTATTGTAGGACCGCTGTTTGAAGCATTTATGGAGCAGGCTGTTCGAGATAGGTTAGAAAATAGTGATGCGACAACATTAATTACAACGAAGGAACTTTTACCACGTGTACCATATAAAGAGCTTGCTCATTTGAATCATATAATTTTGGTCGGTGAGGAGAACCTGCCAGATAATACGGAAGATGTTATGTTTTATAACTTCGAAACAGAAATGAATAAGGCATCTCACGATTTTGATATTGAATGGCTAGATCGTGAGGATGGTATGATTTTGCATTATACTTCTGGTTCAACAGGCAAGCCAAAAGGAATTTTACATGTTCATAATGCAATGATCCAACATTACCAAACTGCTAAATGGGTACTGGATTTGCAGGAGGACGATATTTATTGGTGCACAGCTGATCCCGGGTGGGTAACAGGTACATCATACGGTATTTTTGGCCCATGGCTAAATGGTGCATCAAATTTGATACGAGGTGGTCGTTTTAGTCCAGAAGATTGGTATACAACAATCGAGAAATATGGTGTGAATGTGTGGCTAAGTGCACCAACAGCATTTCGAAGACTCATGGCTGCAGGTGATAATGTCACAGAAGAATATGATTTAAGTTCACTGCGCCATATATTAAGTGTTGGTGAGCCATTAAATGCGGAGGTTGTTCATTGGGGAATGAAAGTTTACAAGCTGCGGATTCATGATCATTGGTGGATGACAGAAACAGGCGGTATTATTATTGCTAATTATCGATCCATGAAAATGAAGCCGGGATCGATGGGTAAAGCCTTTCCAGGTATTGAGGCTGCTATCCTGGATGATCAAGGAAACGAGCTCCCTCCAGGGCAAATGGGCAAGCTTTGCGTAAAGACAGGGTGGCCATCCATGCTTCGTGCAGTCTGGAAAAACGAGGAGCGGTTTAATCAATACTTCCCGGTTGATGGTTGGTTTGAATCAGGCGACTTGGCTTCCAAGGATGAAGATGGTTATTTCTGGTTTGGAGGGAGGGATGATGATGTCATCCAAACTTCTGGTGAACGTGTAGGTCCATTTGAGGTCGAAAGTAAGCTTGTGGAGCATCCTGCGGTTGCAGAAGCAGCGGTAATTGGAAAGCCAGATCCGGTACGTGGAGAAATTATCAAAGCATTTGTTGCATTAAGGGATGGTTATACGAAAACAGATGAATTGCAAGAGGAGCTTCGGTTATTTATCAAGCAAGGGCTTGCAGCACATGCAGCACCAAGAGAGATTGAAATACGTGACTTTTTACCGAAAACAAGAAGTGGAAAAATTATGCGCCGAGTATTAAAAGCTTGGGACCTCGGTTTGCCAACGGGCGACCTATCAACGATGGAAGAATAG